From the genome of Brienomyrus brachyistius isolate T26 chromosome 8, BBRACH_0.4, whole genome shotgun sequence, one region includes:
- the gmeb2 gene encoding glucocorticoid modulatory element-binding protein 2 isoform X1 — translation MEIVARSHVIMISPCVDANADFPHLFSVGCQHCGQANIAFNLLLREEVTEDSMEAETEAAAFTATPILEKEAVIAMKLSEEAENMEPEIIYPITCGDSKGVLIWKKFVCPGINIKCVQYNEHLISPKEFVHLSGKSTLKDWKRAIRLNGIMLRKIMDSGELDFYQHSKVCSNTCRSTKIDLVGNRVSFSTQQSTEFLPVTPSSADVNGSPTAFTVEASEDSTEWVTTIGEDTVAFWQGLKEAGLLEEVIEEFQKEVKETLKGLQDRIQQPPLQVNDAVLLNNIVQNFGMLDLVKKVLTSHKSQMDRYREQYTRSLVALEQQCDEHRKHAKELKSKSQHLNNVLMTLSPAPSPPTPKRPRLTRAVSGPTPVSTHLPSQPTQITLASGLPLTQLTNFPLDKVMTAIQGSTIGNSQQTATFTATASPLLGGYTVLATPATALPSTMEIQPDASNLTVLSTAAIQDGSTIVKVVSPFQLLTLPGLGTTLQNVMGAGSTIVAVPTSSIETVVTQAEETAIIEVKDMDPALEKQ, via the exons ATGGAAATTGTTGCACGTAGTCATGTAATTATGATCAGTCCGTGTGTAGATGCTAATGCAGATTTCCCACACCTTTTCTCTGTAGGTTGTCAGCATTGTGGTCAAGCTAACATTGCTTTTAATTTACTGCTCAGAGAGGAGGTGACGGAGGACAGCATGGAAGCTGAGACTGAAGCCGCTGCCTTTACCGCAACGCCCATTCTGGAGAAGGAAGCAGTAATAG CCATGAAGCTTTCCGAGGAAGCAGAGAATATGGAGCCTGAGATCATCTACCCCATTACATGTGGGGACAGTAAGGGTGTACTCATTTGGAAGAAGTTTGTTTGTCCCGGGATCAACATCAAATGTGTCCAA tacaatgaacaccTCATTAGCCCAAAGGAGTTTGTCCATCTGTCTGGGAAGTCCACGCTGAAGGACTGGAAACGAGCGATCCGCCTGAACGGAATCATGTTAAG GAAAATAATGGATTCAGGGGAGCTGGACTTCTATCAGCACTCCAAGGTGTGCTCCAACACGTGTCGTAGCACCAAGATCGACCTGGTGGGGAACAGGGTGTCATTTAGCACTCAGCAGTCAACAGAATTTCTACCAGTCACCCCCTCATCAGCTGACG TGAATGGGTCACCAACAGCGTTCACAGTAGAAGCCTCCGAGGACAGCACAGAGTGGGTGACAACGATAGGAG AGGATACCGTTGCTTTTTGGCAAGGACTGAAGGAGGCAGGTCTTTTGGAGGAGGTCATTGAGGAGTTTCAGAAAGAGGTGAAAGAAACCTTGAAGGGCCTACAAGACCGAATTCAGCAGCCCCCATTACAGGTCAATG ATGCAGTGCTGCTGAATAACATAGTGCAGAATTTTGGCATGCTGGACCTTGTGAAGAAGGTGCTGACGAGTCACAAAAGCCAAATGGATCGGTACCGGGAGCAGTACACACGCAGCTTAGTCG CCCTAGAACAGCAGTGCGACGAGCACCGGAAACACGCAAAAGAACTGAAGAGCAAATCCCAGCATCTGAACAACGTGCTCATGACCCTCTCGCCGGCGCCCTCTCCTCCGACTCCCAAACGACCCCGGCTCACGCGGGCCGTCTCTGGCCCAACACCCGTCTCCACGCATCTCCCCAGCCAGCCTACGCAGATCACTTTGGCCTCAGGGCTCCCGCTGACTCAGCTGACCAACTTTCCCCTGGACAAGGTCATGACAGCCATTCAGGGCTCCACCATTGGCAACTCGCAACAAACGGCCACCTTTACGGCCACAGCCTCACCCCTTCTTGGGGGTTACACAGTCCTAGCCACGCCGGCTACCGCCCTTCCCAGCACGATGGAGATCCAACCTGATGCGTCAAACCTGACCGTTCTCAGTACGGCCGCCATCCAGGATGGAAGTACCATCGTCAAAGTGGTCAGCCCTTTCCAGCTGCTGACCCTGCCTGGTCTGGGCACCACGCTACAAAACGTGATGGGGGCTGGCAGCACTATTGTCGCCGTGCCAACCAGCAGCATCGAGACGGTCGTCACACAAGCCGAGGAGACGGCAATCATCGAAGTTAAGGACATGGATCCGGCCCTGGAAAAGCAGTAG
- the gmeb2 gene encoding glucocorticoid modulatory element-binding protein 2 isoform X2, translated as MASSEVSMHVEEVVVVTTPDTTVDGAVVEEVKTMLVTTDISHPGEEVTEDSMEAETEAAAFTATPILEKEAVIAMKLSEEAENMEPEIIYPITCGDSKGVLIWKKFVCPGINIKCVQYNEHLISPKEFVHLSGKSTLKDWKRAIRLNGIMLRKIMDSGELDFYQHSKVCSNTCRSTKIDLVGNRVSFSTQQSTEFLPVTPSSADVNGSPTAFTVEASEDSTEWVTTIGEDTVAFWQGLKEAGLLEEVIEEFQKEVKETLKGLQDRIQQPPLQVNDAVLLNNIVQNFGMLDLVKKVLTSHKSQMDRYREQYTRSLVALEQQCDEHRKHAKELKSKSQHLNNVLMTLSPAPSPPTPKRPRLTRAVSGPTPVSTHLPSQPTQITLASGLPLTQLTNFPLDKVMTAIQGSTIGNSQQTATFTATASPLLGGYTVLATPATALPSTMEIQPDASNLTVLSTAAIQDGSTIVKVVSPFQLLTLPGLGTTLQNVMGAGSTIVAVPTSSIETVVTQAEETAIIEVKDMDPALEKQ; from the exons AGAGGAGGTGACGGAGGACAGCATGGAAGCTGAGACTGAAGCCGCTGCCTTTACCGCAACGCCCATTCTGGAGAAGGAAGCAGTAATAG CCATGAAGCTTTCCGAGGAAGCAGAGAATATGGAGCCTGAGATCATCTACCCCATTACATGTGGGGACAGTAAGGGTGTACTCATTTGGAAGAAGTTTGTTTGTCCCGGGATCAACATCAAATGTGTCCAA tacaatgaacaccTCATTAGCCCAAAGGAGTTTGTCCATCTGTCTGGGAAGTCCACGCTGAAGGACTGGAAACGAGCGATCCGCCTGAACGGAATCATGTTAAG GAAAATAATGGATTCAGGGGAGCTGGACTTCTATCAGCACTCCAAGGTGTGCTCCAACACGTGTCGTAGCACCAAGATCGACCTGGTGGGGAACAGGGTGTCATTTAGCACTCAGCAGTCAACAGAATTTCTACCAGTCACCCCCTCATCAGCTGACG TGAATGGGTCACCAACAGCGTTCACAGTAGAAGCCTCCGAGGACAGCACAGAGTGGGTGACAACGATAGGAG AGGATACCGTTGCTTTTTGGCAAGGACTGAAGGAGGCAGGTCTTTTGGAGGAGGTCATTGAGGAGTTTCAGAAAGAGGTGAAAGAAACCTTGAAGGGCCTACAAGACCGAATTCAGCAGCCCCCATTACAGGTCAATG ATGCAGTGCTGCTGAATAACATAGTGCAGAATTTTGGCATGCTGGACCTTGTGAAGAAGGTGCTGACGAGTCACAAAAGCCAAATGGATCGGTACCGGGAGCAGTACACACGCAGCTTAGTCG CCCTAGAACAGCAGTGCGACGAGCACCGGAAACACGCAAAAGAACTGAAGAGCAAATCCCAGCATCTGAACAACGTGCTCATGACCCTCTCGCCGGCGCCCTCTCCTCCGACTCCCAAACGACCCCGGCTCACGCGGGCCGTCTCTGGCCCAACACCCGTCTCCACGCATCTCCCCAGCCAGCCTACGCAGATCACTTTGGCCTCAGGGCTCCCGCTGACTCAGCTGACCAACTTTCCCCTGGACAAGGTCATGACAGCCATTCAGGGCTCCACCATTGGCAACTCGCAACAAACGGCCACCTTTACGGCCACAGCCTCACCCCTTCTTGGGGGTTACACAGTCCTAGCCACGCCGGCTACCGCCCTTCCCAGCACGATGGAGATCCAACCTGATGCGTCAAACCTGACCGTTCTCAGTACGGCCGCCATCCAGGATGGAAGTACCATCGTCAAAGTGGTCAGCCCTTTCCAGCTGCTGACCCTGCCTGGTCTGGGCACCACGCTACAAAACGTGATGGGGGCTGGCAGCACTATTGTCGCCGTGCCAACCAGCAGCATCGAGACGGTCGTCACACAAGCCGAGGAGACGGCAATCATCGAAGTTAAGGACATGGATCCGGCCCTGGAAAAGCAGTAG